The Ranitomeya variabilis isolate aRanVar5 chromosome 7, aRanVar5.hap1, whole genome shotgun sequence DNA window TCGCGCTCTCCCCTCTGCCTCCCTCTTCTCGCGCTCTCCCCTCTGCCTCCCTCTCCTCGCGCTCTCCCCTCTGCCTCCCTCTCCTCGCGCTCTCCCCTCTGCCTCCCTCTCCTCGCTCTCTCCCCTCTGCCTCCCTCTCCTCGCGCTCTCCCCTCTGCCTCCCTCTCCTCGCGCTCTCCCCTCTGCCTCCCTCTCCTCGCGCTCTCCCCTCTGCCTCCCTCTCCTCGCGCTCTCCCCTCTGCCTCCCTCTCCTCGCGCTCTCCCCTCTGCCTCCCTCTCCTCGCGCTCTCCCCTCTGCCTCCCTCTCCTCGCGCTCTCCCCTCTGCCTCCCTCTCCTCGCGCTCTCCCCTCTGCCTCCCTCTCCTCGCGCTCTCCCCTCTGCCTCCCTCTCCTCGCGCTCTCCCCTCTGCCTCCCTCTCCTCGCGCTCTCCCCTCTGCCTCCCTCTCCTCGCGCTCTCCCCTCTGCCTCCCTCTCCTCGCGCTCTCCCCTCTGCCTCCCTCTCCTCGCGCTCTCCCCTCTGCctccctctcctcgcgctctgcctccCTCTCCTCGCGCTCTCCCCTCTGCCTCCCTCTCCTCGCGCTCTCCCCTCTGCCTCCCTCTCCTCGCGCTCTCCCCTCTGCCTCCCTCTCCTCGCACTCTGCCTCCCTCTCCTCGCGCTCTCCCCTCTGCCTCCCTCTCCTCGTCCTCTCTCGTCTTCAGTTTCTACCTGTGTGAGATGTTCTGATACTGATGATCATTGTACATCAGGCGGTCTCAGACAGCAGAGCCCCCCACCTGTACAGGAGTGGGGCTATTTTGGCCCTTATAGCCATGCTGGGGATTGTAGTACGCTGGTGACGGCTGTGACCTGATTGGATGTGGTGATTTCGCTCTCAGGATGGTGGACTCGTCCTCCAGTTATTTTTGTGGCAGTGATGGCCTTTTCCTGGGCCGGTCCCGCCACTTCCCCTCTAGCAGCAGTGTTTCCCTCCCGTCCGGTGTGCTGATGTTGTTGTGTCAGCAGGGGGCGCTGTTCCATAGAGGTCTATGGAGAGTCCTGGCTGCTTTTTGCATATTTTTAATCCTGACTTTCCCCCCAGAACGAATACATGAAAGACGATTTCTTCATCAAAATCGAGACTTGGCATAAACCCGATTTTGGAAGCCTGGAAAACGTGAGTCTTCCCTCGCCCATCCCCCGTACGCAGGTTTGTGCCCCCTAATTCCCGGCCCTTCCCATCCTGCAGGTCCATGGACTGGATGCCGAGACCTGGAAGGAAGTGGAGGTCGTACCTATCGACATTGCAGACCGCTCCGAGATCTCCGAAGACGTGAGTGCAACGACTGTGGCTGTGTCCTCCTGACGTGGGACTACACATTTACCCAGGTCTGACTGTGTCTCAACAGGACTATAAACCAGAAGAGGATCCTGCGACCTTCAGGTCGGAGAAGACGGGGAGAGGTCCCCTAAATAAGGACTGGATGGTACGATCCTTTCACTTTCTTTAAATGGACAGTACCATGGCGCAGCAGTGCTCATCCTGGGCCTCCTGGTTCACGGACGCAGGGAGCTAATCCTCTTTTTGGTCCTTGGCTGTAGAAAGAAGTGTTGAACAACCCCTCGTGCCCTCACATGTGTGCCTACAAGCTGGTCACCGTCAAGTTCCGGTGGTGGGGTCttcagggcagaatggagaaattTATCCACAAGGTGAAAACTCCCTTTAAGGATTTCCCAGAATTCCTGCAGCATTGCATTGTGGGACATGTTGGATGTAGGAAACCCTATTCTACAGTGTTAAGCTCCCACAATGCACTCCTCTCCTGGAGAGAAAAGCTGAGATGttggcctgagagctaacaggaaagCAGCAGAagcttgagtgcagctctggatgtgacgagGATGTAATGCAGTGACCTGTCGCAATgtgattttattttctttttccgcCTGAGAGCTAATAGGAAGGAGCAGAAGTCCAGCAGCAGCTTTGGTTGTGACTGGAGTGTGATGTGTATTACCATAAGTACTGTctttcacatccagagctgcgctcGAGCTTCTGCTCCTTCCTGTTAGCTCTCGGGCTCAACAAAAATCTCTATATTTTGTATTCTAGCAAGAGAAGCGCCTCTTCACCAACTTTCACCGCCAGCTCTTCTGCTCGTTGGACCGGTGGGTGCACCTGAACATGGACGACATCCGCCGGATGGAAGACGAGACGCAGCGAGAACTCGACGAGGTGCGGTTTTTTTTTGGGATCGCTCATGAGGCCGTCCTTTTATTTCTAGGACTCATCGATTTTATTATCTTCTCCCAGATGAGGCAAAAAGGACAAGTCAGAGGGATGTCTGCCAAAGATGAATAAATCCCTGGGGTCCTCGGAAGGAACAAGTAAGAAAAAGGGTTAAATCAGCCGAGCAGTGCAGTACCGGCAGTGGCCACTGGGTGGTGTGCTTTGTATTGTCGCCATCTACAGGCAGAATAGGTAATTACATCTATGTTTTTGTTCAGATCCCTCTGGTGCGGAGTCTGGACCACCTTCCTCTCATTGGCTGATCTGCTCAGGGGGCGTGTCTGAAAGGAGCAATGACTGGAGAGGAAGATCTGCTGAGCCCTCCCCTGCGGACTCCTCCCTGCCCGATCCTTTCATGTTTTGACTTTTTGGATTCTCAtcaatggtttttttttgtttttttttttcctacttgcCCTCATCATTGCCAGACTCTGTTAACCTCTTCACTGCCCCAGGACTTAGCTGCCTTCTGTGTAACCCTTCCTTGCTGGAGACGGACACTGACAGGCGGAGCAAACCCCGTGGCCCCCTTAACGGTTCTTAGAATATTCCGCCAGACCGAAAAAAAGAGTTTTATTATGAGATTTATTATGAGACTATCGGTGCATCCGCCGTGACTGATGTCCAGCAGTGGAGCGGTTAATGCTGCCACAGTCCAGCGGCACAGGGGTTAATGTCTTTCCTTCTCGTGGATCGTTCCATTTCTGGGATGGCGGGGGGGGTGTTGCTTGGTCCGGTCCGGTAGGGGAGGCCGGTGGGGCAGCACTTCTCAATCTCTGTAGGGTCCAGAGACGCAGATTATAGAGAAGGGACCAGGAGGGCTGGAGTCATCCCGACCGGGAGGGGGGGGACGGGACGGAGGggctttagtaatttttttttttttaaagttatcatGTGACCGCATTTatgaaaataaaatttaaaaaaatcctgtaTTTCGTCCTCGATCATCTGTGATTTACCGGATCTGCCTCAGGCCTTGGCACAAGTGGACGGTGGCAGCGGGCGGAGGTGGATGGGGTGCGACCGGGGGTCACGGTGCCGGCGGTGATTCTTCACAACGAGGTGGAGCGGAAGAGCGACGGCGACCAGAGACAACGCCAGGAAGCCAGCGTGGATCTACAGCAATGGGAGAAGAGGTTACAGGGAGAAGGGATCTCCTccagagcagaatagtgagtgcagctctggggtatcatACAGGAAGTGTTTCCTTACCCAGAACGGGTCCTTCTTCAGGGGTCCTGTGACCAGTAGGAAGAGCGGATGCTGGACAAGGGACAGGATTGATGAGATCAACGTGTTGATTCCCAGTAAAGCGCCGAAATGTTGGCTGGGGAACCTGTGGACACATCGGACATTGTGACACCTGCTTTATTGGGGCGGTGCGGTGGGGTCATGTCACCAGAGCATTATACTCACACACACAGATAAAGAGTGGCGCCAACTAAAAACATGGACGTTCTCATCGCCACGTGGAGGATGAAGCCGATAACCTCGGGGGCAAAGAGAAAGGTAAAAGTCAAAAGCAGAAAAGCACAAACTCTCCCCACTGCTGCTGTACTGAGTGTAGTACCAGTCCCTGCCTGCAGGTGGAGATGCGAGGAATGTGTGTGGAGGTGACGCAGCACCATCTGCTGGCTGTGAGGTGGTACTACATGCAGCTGAGATCGTTGGGCTGAGCCTGGTGTGATCGTTGCCTTCCTCCGGTTACCTGGATGTGCAGAGATGGAATGAGACAAATGATCCCAAAGCAAATGACCAGAAGAGTCCGGAGGGCGTAGACGGCAGCCAGCCTCCTCACGCTGCATGCTCCCCGGGGAGGGTTCCTACAAGACACCATCACATCATGAGGATTACAGCAATGTAGTCCGGAGAGGATGGAGCGCAGTATACAACGTGGAAGCACCTGGCGGGGGTCTGCTCACTCAGTTTTCCCATTCTTCGGATGTGATGGTTATGGAGTAAAATAGAGATCATCGGCGCGGCAAACAGTCcgagcatctgcagcgccccaaacACGGAGGAGTAGAGACCTGCGAAGGGCGAGACACCATCATAGGGACATAAAAGGGCTGGGACTATGATAGGTCTGCCTGGCGGGGCAGTCAGGAGCTCAAACATGGCACGCGGAAGTCGGGGGCTCTCTCCTGGTAGAGGCAGTTGGGAACTTTCTCCAGGCAGGGCCAGTCAGGAGCACTCATCTGGAGTGGCAGATGGGGGCTCTCGACTGGCAGGGGGCAGTCGGGAGCTCTCTCTTCAGAGAGGGCCAGTCTGGAGCTCTCACTCTCCAGGTAGGGGCAGTCGGGGTCTCTACACGCAGGGACAGTCGGAACTCTCACTCCACGCAGGGCCAGTTGGAAGCTCACCTGGCAGGGGCAATCGGGGGCTCTCTCATCTGGCAGGGGCAGTTGGGGGCTGTTACCTGGCAGGGGCAGTCGGCGGCTCTCTCTCCACGCAGGCCAGTCGGGACCTCTCACCTGGCAGGGGGCAGTCGGGAGCTCTCTCTCCAGGCAGGGCCAGTCGGGGGCTCTCTCTCCAGGCAGGGCCAGTCGGGAGCTCTCTCACCTGACAGGGGCAGTCGGGAGCTCTCTCTTCAGAGAGGGGCAGTCGGGAATTCTCACTCCAGGCAGGGCCAGTCGGGGGCTCTCTCTCCACGCAGGCCAGTCGGGACCTCTCACCTGGCAGGGGGCAGTCGGGAGCTCTCTCTCCAGGCAGGGCCAGTCGGGGGCTCTCTCTCCAGGCAGGGCCAGTCGGGAGCTCTCTCACCTGACAGGGGCAGTCGGGAGCTCTCTCTTCAGAGAGGGGCAGTCGGGAATTCTCACTCCAGGCAGGGCCAGTCGGGGGCTCTCTCTCCAGGCAGGGCCAGTCGGGGGCTCTCTCTCCAGGCAGGGCCAGTCGGGGGCTCTCACCTGACAGGGGCAGTCGGGGCTCTTACCTGCCTGGGGTCCATGTTCCTCCGCCTTACTCTGAAGATGTGAGTTCACCGAGGAGACGTAGAAATAGATCCAGGTGAGCAGCGTGGTGTCGGACAGCAGGTGAAGaaggaacgtgggacaggtgagaCTTTCCAGGAGCGGCGTCGGGGCAGGAACTAGAAGAGAGGAGCCATGGTCAGCAGACGGTTCTGAGAGAACAAGGTCAATAGTAGCCTTGGTCCTCGGGGGACGACCTCTGCTGGACTTCATGGGCTACTTGGGGCAGAACATGGAGGTGCTCGCTCTGCCGGGAGCAGATATTACTGTGCTATAACTGGCGACATGATGAAGAGACCTGACATTGGGCCTGGCCTGGCCGTGGTTAGTAGACGCCGCTTACCGTTTGGCCTCCGGAAGCTGAGTGTCCTCCTCTGACTCAGGATTCTTTCTTTGTCCCTCAGAGATTCCTGGAACTTGAGTTTCAGAGACTTCTGGCACCAGTTGTCCTCCTGcggcttcttcttcttcttcatggcCTCATAGCAGTTCAGCCGCAGCCTGACGCTGAGGAGACACCACACGGTAATGACCTGTCCCCTCCGCACTCCCCAGCCGCCCGCCTCAGTCACCTGTACACGTTGTCCTCTGGCTTCTCAGGGGCCTTCAGGTTCCAGCAGAGGGAGCTGTTCAGGAACATAGCACAGGACAGGGCCCCGTATAACAAAATGATGGGGACAATAGGGACCCCCGAATAATACAGGACCTGAGCGGAGACAGGAAGGAAGCAAAACTGTAATGTTATATCCCCAGAGTGAGGTCACGGGACCATCAGGGACGGACCACTATATGCACCACTAGGCCACCAGGGACGGACCACTATATACACCACTAGGCCACCAGGGATAGAACACTATATACACCACTAGGCCACCAGGGACAGAGCACTATATGCACCACTAGGCCACCAGGGACAGAGCATCATATACACCACTAGGCCACCAGGGATAGAACACTATATACACCACCAgggacagagcactatatacaccaCTAGGCCACCAGGGACGGAACACTATATACACCACTAGGCCACCAgggacagagcactatatacaccaCTAGGCCACCAGGGACGGACCACTATATACACCACTAGGCCACCAGGGACGGACCACTATATGCACCACTAGGCCACCAGGGACGGACCACTATATACACCACTAGGCCACCAGGGACGGAACACTATATGCACCACTAGGCCACCAGGGACAGAGCATCATATACACCACTAGGCCACCAGGGACGGAACACTATATGCACCACTAGGCCACCAGGGACGGACCACTATATACACCACGGGACCACCAGGGACAGAACACTATATACACCACTAGGCCACCAGGGACAGAGCATCATATACACCACTAGGCCACCAGGGACGGACCACTATATGCACCACGGGACCACCAGGGACAGAGCATCATATACACCACTAGGCCACCAGGGACGGACCACTATATGCACCACGGGACCACCAGGGACAGAGCATCATATACACCACTAGGCCATCAGGGACAGAGCATTATATACACCACTAGGCCACCAGGGATGGAACACTATATACACCACTAGGCCACCAgggacagagcactatatacaccaCTAGGCCACCAGGGATAGAGCACTGTATACACCAGGGGCTGaatgattttatatatatacagtgtatatgacaCTGTGCCGCGGTGTGAGAACCGACATCGTCAAGTTCGGTTTTACCTTAATGAGGGTGAAGATTGTCGCTGAGGAAGAGAAACTCGCAATCACCAGAGAGGAGAAGAGCAACGGGACGTCCTCCAGGAGGTGAGAGAGCTGAGAGCAGACACAGGGTGTACATCAGAGGGTCTGCTAcagtgtatcacacaggagaggattagatacacggctcagcagtcagtatcacacaggataggattagatacacggctcagcagtcagtatcacacaggagaggattagatacacagctcagcagtcagtatcacacaggagaggattagatacatggctcagcagtcagtatcacacaggataggattagatacacggctcagcagtcagtatcacacaggataggattagatacacggctcagcagtcagtatcacacaggagaggattagatacacagctcagcagtcagtatcacacaggataggattagatacacggctcagcagacagtatcacacaggagaggattagatacacggctcagcagtcagtatcacacagaagaggattagatacacggctcagcagtcagtgtcacacaggataggattagatacacagctcagcagtcagtatcacacaggataggattagatacacatctcagcagacagtatcacacaggataggattagatacacagctcagcagtcagtatcacacaggagaggattagatacacggctcagcagacagtatcacaggataggattagatacacatctcagcagtcagtatcacacaggagaggattagatacacggctcagcagtcagtatcacacaggagaggattagatacacggctcagcagtcagtgtcacacaggataggattagatacacagctcagcagtcagtatcacacaggagaggattagatacacggctcagcagtcagtatcacacaggataggattagatacacggctcagcagtcagtatcacacaggataggattagatacacggctcagcagacagtatcacacaggataggattagatacacggctcagcagacagtatcacacaggataggattagatacacggctcagcagtcagtatacatagaggattagatacacagctcagcagtcagtatcacacaggagaggattagatacacggctcagcagatcactgacacacagtgccttgcgaaagtattcggccccctggaacttttcaaccttttcccacatatcatgcttcaaacataaagataccaaatgtaaatttttggtgaagaatcaacaacaagtggaacacaattgtgaagttgaacgaaatttattggttattttatattttcgtggaaattcaataactgaaaagtggggcgtgcaatattattcggcccctttactttcagtgcagaagttcattgtggatctctgaatgatccaatgttgtcctaaatgcctaatgatgataaatataatccacctgtgtgtaaccaagtctccgtataaatgcacctgttctgtgatagtctcagggttctgtgtgaagcacagagagcatcatgaagaccaaggaacacaacaggcaggtccgtgatactgttgtggagaagattaaagccggatttggatacaaaatgatttccaaaactttatccatcccaaggagcactgtgcaagtgatcatattgaaatggaaggagtatcatgccactgcaaatctaccaagacccggccgtccctctaaactttcatctcaaacaaggagaagactgatcagagatgcagccaagaggcccatgatcactctggatgaactgcagagatctacagctgaggtgggacagtctgtgcataggacaacaatcagtcgtacactgcacaaatctggcctttatggaagagtggcaagaagaaagccatttctcaaagatatccataaacaacaagccacctgggagacaccaaacatgtggaagaaggtgctctggtcatatgaaaccaaaatcaaactttttggcaacaatgccaaacgatatgtttggcgtaaaggcaacacaactcatccccctgaacaccatccccactgtcaaacatggtggtggcagcatcatggtttgggcctgcttttcttcagcagggacagggaagatggttaaaattgatgggaagatggatggagccaaatacaggaccattcttgaagaaaacctgttggagtctgcaaaagacctgagactgggacggagatttgtcttccaacaagacaatgatcccaaacataaagcaaaatctataatggaatggttcacaaataaacgtatccaggtgttagaatggccaagtcagagtccagacctcaatccaatcgagagtctgtggaaagagctgaaaactgctgttcacaaacgatctccatcaaacctcactgagctcgagctgtttgccgaggaagaatgggcgagaatttcagtctctccatgtacaaaactgatagagacaaaccccaagagacttgtaatcgcagcaaaaggtggcgcaacaaagtattaagttacagggggcgaataatattgcacgccccacttttcagtttttgaatttccacaaaaatttaaaataaccaataaattttgttcaacttcacaattgtgttccacttgttgttgattcttcaccagaaatttacatttggtagctttatgtttgaagcatgatacgtgggaaaaggctgaaaagttccagggggctgaatactttcacaaggcactgtattttgCTAGAATGTCCTGCTCTTGGGCGCCATCCGGCATCTGTTGTGTAAACGCTTTGGATGTTTGTAGGTGACACATTAGACATCACAAACAGTTCAcataaaaaaacacagtaaatTGGTCACTGATAACATAGTTTGTGTCACTAAAGGCTAAATGTGGTATTATCCTTACCATGAGGGAGGAAAAGAGAATGCAGCTTCCCCCCAGACCCTGAGACATCAAAGCAAATGGCAGAAACAGAGAAAGgtctgaaaaaaataaatgtacaagaaaatatctactataatactgccccctatgtacaagaatataactactataatactgtaatactgcccctatgtacaggaatataactactataatacttcccctatgtacaagaatataactactataatactgctcctatgtacaagaatataactactataatactgcccctatgtacaagaatataactactataatactgcccctatgtacaggaatataactactataatacttcccctatgtacaagaatataactactatattactgctcctatgtacaagaatataactactataatactgcccctatgtacaagaatataactactataatactgccccctatgtacaagaatataactactataatactgtaatactgcccctatgtacaggaatataactactataatactgcccctatgtacaagaatataactactataatactgcccctatgtacaggaatataactactataatactgcccctatgtacaggaatataactactataatacttcccctatgtacaagaatataactactatattactgctcctatgtacaagaatataactactataatactgctcctatgtacaagaatataactactataatactgctcctatgtacaagaatataactactataatactgctcctatgtacaagaatataactactataatactgctcctatgtacaagaatataactactataatactgcccctatgtacaagaatataactactatattactgcccctatgtacaaggatataactactataatactgcccctatgtacaagaatataactactataatactgcccctatgtacaagaatataactactataatactgcccctatgtacaagaatataactactataatactgcccctatgtacaagaatataactactataatactgctcctatgtacaagaatataactactataatactgcccctatgtacaagaatataactactataatactgcccctatgtacaagaatataactactataatactgcccctatgtacaagaatataactactataatactgcccctatgtacaagaatataactactataatactgctcctatgtacaagaatataactactataattactgcccctatgtacaagaatataactactataattactgcccctatgtacaagaatataactactataatactgcccctatgtgcaagaatataactactataatactgctcctatgtacaagaatataactactataatactgctcctatgtacaagaatataacaactataatactgcccctatgtacaagaatataactactatattactgcccctatgtacaaggatataactactataatactgcccctatgtacaagaatataactactataatactgccccatgtgcaagaatataactactataatactgctcctatgtacaagaatataactactataatactgcccctatgtacaagaatataactactataatactgcccctatgtacaagaatataactactatattactgcccctatgtacaaggatataactactataatactgcccctatgtacaagaatataactactataatactgctcctatgtacaagaatataactactataatactgctcctatgtacaagaatataactactataatactgcccctatgtgcaagaatataactactataatactgctcctatgtacaagaatataactactataatactgctcctatgtacaagaatgtaactactataatactgcccctatgtacaagaatataactactataatactgcccctatgtacaagaatattactactataatactgctcctatgtacaagaatgtaactactataatactgctcctatgtaaaagaatataactactataatactgcccctatatacaagaatataactgctataacactgctcctatgtacaagaatataactactataaaactgcccctatgtacaagaatataactactataatactgtaatactgcccctatgtacaggaatataactactataatactgcccctatgtacaagaatataactactataatactgcccctatgtacaagaatatatctactataatactgctcctatgtacaagaatataactactataacactgctccctatgtacaagaatataactactataatactgcccctatgtacaggaatataactactataatactgcccctatgtgcaagaatataactactataatactgctcctatgtacaagaatataactactataatactgccccctatgtacaagaatataactactataatactgcccctatgtacaagaatataactactataatactgctcctatgtacaagaatataactactataatactgctcctatgtacaagaatataactactataatactgctcctatgtacaaggatataactactataatactgctcctatgtacaagaatataactactataatactgctcctaaagaatataactactataatactgctcctatgtacaagactataactactataatactgccccctatgtacaagaatataactactataatactgctcctatgtacaagaatataactactataatactgctcctatgtacaagaatataactactataatactgccccctatgtacaagaatataactactataatactgctccctatgtacaagaatataactactataatactgctcctatgtacaagaatataactactataatactgctcctatgtacaagaatataactactataatactgctcctatgtacaagaatataactactataatactgctcctatgtacaagaatataactactataatactgctcctaaagaatatatctattataatactgctcctatgtaaaagaatataactactataatactgcccctatgtacaagaatataactactataatactgctcctatgtacaagaatataactactataatactgccccctatgtacaagaatataactactataatactgcccctatgtacaagaatataactactataatactgcccctatgtacaagaatataactactataatactgcccctatgtacaagaatataactactataatactgcccctatgtacaagaatataactactataatactgctcctatatacaagaatataactactataatac harbors:
- the LOC143785286 gene encoding phosphatidylinositol transfer protein beta isoform-like → MVLIKEFRVYLPISVEEYQVGQLFSVAEASKDNTGGGEGIEVLKNEPYERDGEKGQYTHKIYHLQSKVPSFVKMIAPEGSLVFHEKAWNAYPYCRTIVTNEYMKDDFFIKIETWHKPDFGSLENVHGLDAETWKEVEVVPIDIADRSEISEDDYKPEEDPATFRSEKTGRGPLNKDWMKEVLNNPSCPHMCAYKLVTVKFRWWGLQGRMEKFIHKQEKRLFTNFHRQLFCSLDRWVHLNMDDIRRMEDETQRELDEMRQKGQVRGMSAKDE
- the LOC143785285 gene encoding large neutral amino acids transporter small subunit 4-like isoform X1; translation: MGRVLRRWLLSSALVETLLFSGCLLGWNSLSPILVDEGVLYRDCPSERLEVGGNDSSGGQRAARVELVSPLMEEEPGRRDPQDSCASQEKNLNLGFTVGTFFVWGAFLPLQLLLGYAQIRSLRQIGGALVSVSYLMLAYCLTNPQNLSLFLPFALMSQGLGGSCILFSSLMLSHLLEDVPLLFSSLVIASFSSSATIFTLIKVLYYSGVPIVPIILLYGALSCAMFLNSSLCWNLKAPEKPEDNVYSVRLRLNCYEAMKKKKKPQEDNWCQKSLKLKFQESLRDKERILSQRRTLSFRRPNVPAPTPLLESLTCPTFLLHLLSDTTLLTWIYFYVSSVNSHLQSKAEEHGPQAGLYSSVFGALQMLGLFAAPMISILLHNHHIRRMGKLSEQTPARNPPRGACSVRRLAAVYALRTLLVICFGIICLIPSLHIQVIGFILHVAMRTSMFLVGATLYLCVFPSQHFGALLGINTLISSILSLVQHPLFLLVTGPLKKDPFWIHAGFLALSLVAVALPLHLVVKNHRRHRDPRSHPIHLRPLPPSTCAKA
- the LOC143785285 gene encoding large neutral amino acids transporter small subunit 4-like isoform X2, producing the protein MGRVLRRWLLSSALVETLLFSGCLLGWNSLSPILVDEGVLYRDCPSERLEVGGNDSSGGQRAARVELVSPLMEEEPGRRDPQDSCASQEKNLNLGFTVGTFFVWGAFLPLQLLLGYAQIRSLRQIGGALVSVSYLMLAYCLTNPQNLSLFLPFALMSQGLGGSCILFSSLMVLYYSGVPIVPIILLYGALSCAMFLNSSLCWNLKAPEKPEDNVYSVRLRLNCYEAMKKKKKPQEDNWCQKSLKLKFQESLRDKERILSQRRTLSFRRPNVPAPTPLLESLTCPTFLLHLLSDTTLLTWIYFYVSSVNSHLQSKAEEHGPQAGLYSSVFGALQMLGLFAAPMISILLHNHHIRRMGKLSEQTPARNPPRGACSVRRLAAVYALRTLLVICFGIICLIPSLHIQVIGFILHVAMRTSMFLVGATLYLCVFPSQHFGALLGINTLISSILSLVQHPLFLLVTGPLKKDPFWIHAGFLALSLVAVALPLHLVVKNHRRHRDPRSHPIHLRPLPPSTCAKA